One genomic segment of Mesoterricola silvestris includes these proteins:
- a CDS encoding HD domain-containing phosphohydrolase, translating to MSPSGRPHALPIDWPLPGHAPKDIRILVVDDQDIVRLAVMRTLKKHGFTCFEASDAFKTLAFLDREKVDLVLSDIQMPGMTGLALVKAVAHRIPEIAFVMVSSMDNTEMAMECLRHGAYGYVLKPFKTNDILIAVAAALRRRMLELEYRDREAILARRVAEQTVEIKASRDEVALRLISASEHRDNETGAHVRRIGLYAAEMARLLGWDEGRVETIQAAAPMHDIGKIGVPDRILQKDGRLTEEEWIIMRTHTTMGANILKNSTVPFIQMGARIAACHHERWDGTGYPLGLKGEAIPIEARITCLVDVYDALIHRRVYKMPWTEPEVLAYIRENAGVFFDPLLTRTFFDHLPRFREIMLLHPDRFAEPELP from the coding sequence ATGAGCCCCTCCGGTCGCCCCCACGCCCTGCCCATCGACTGGCCCCTGCCCGGCCACGCGCCCAAGGACATCCGCATCCTGGTGGTGGATGACCAGGACATCGTGCGCCTGGCCGTGATGCGCACCCTGAAGAAGCACGGGTTCACGTGCTTCGAGGCCTCCGACGCCTTCAAGACGCTGGCCTTCCTGGACCGGGAGAAGGTGGACCTGGTGCTTTCGGATATCCAGATGCCGGGCATGACGGGCCTCGCCCTGGTCAAGGCCGTGGCCCACCGCATCCCCGAGATCGCCTTCGTCATGGTCAGTTCCATGGACAACACCGAAATGGCCATGGAGTGCCTGCGCCACGGCGCCTACGGGTACGTGCTCAAGCCCTTCAAGACCAACGATATCCTCATCGCCGTCGCCGCGGCGCTGCGCCGGCGCATGCTGGAGCTGGAGTACCGGGACCGGGAGGCGATCCTGGCCCGCCGGGTGGCTGAGCAGACCGTGGAGATCAAGGCCTCCCGGGACGAGGTGGCCCTGCGCCTCATTTCCGCCTCCGAGCACCGGGACAACGAGACCGGGGCCCACGTGCGGCGCATCGGCCTGTACGCCGCCGAAATGGCCCGCCTGCTGGGCTGGGACGAGGGGCGCGTCGAGACCATCCAGGCCGCCGCGCCCATGCACGACATCGGCAAGATCGGGGTGCCGGACCGCATCCTCCAGAAGGACGGCCGCCTCACGGAAGAGGAATGGATCATCATGCGGACCCACACCACCATGGGCGCCAATATCCTCAAGAATTCCACCGTCCCCTTCATCCAGATGGGCGCCCGCATCGCCGCCTGTCACCACGAGCGCTGGGACGGCACCGGCTACCCCCTTGGGCTCAAGGGCGAGGCGATCCCCATCGAGGCGCGCATCACCTGCCTCGTGGACGTGTACGACGCCCTCATCCACCGCCGGGTGTACAAGATGCCCTGGACCGAGCCCGAAGTCCTGGCCTACATCCGGGAGAACGCCGGGGTCTTCTTCGACCCCCTGCTGACCCGGACCTTCTTCGATCACCTGCCGCGGTTCCGGGAGATCATGCTGCTCCATCCGGACCGCTTCGCGGAACCCGAACTGCCCTGA
- a CDS encoding replication-associated recombination protein A, translating into MNGNHIPLAERMRPQSMEEVVGQGHLLGPRGALTRLTSGGRLPSLVFWGPPGTGKTTLARLLAQATGHPFLEFSGASGSAAELKKFLTEHRQQPLFRTVPPVLFLDEIHRYNRAQQDILLPSLERGEAILVGATTENPAFYLNPALRSRCQLLPLKPIEPGEILRVLERAWALERPGEEAPPEVLAWLSGWAGGDLRSALAGLETWLNMPVADLEGLREALGGRLMYDRADGHYDLASAFQKSLRGSDPDAALYYLSRMIRGGEDPRFICRRLLVCAAEDVGNADPMAFVIAEAASRAAEQIGWPEARIPVAQAVLYVANAPKSNATVLAIDAAMAAPDLPVPDAIGDAHTATSRAAGKGEGYFYSHADYDRPQAFLPVALRGTPFYQPIRPQERNWRDRTEPDPGALDERWTAWAQANPEGGDVPLDAWATDLHCSREALARALSRLMAGSWKLERLLRARPEQG; encoded by the coding sequence ATGAACGGCAACCACATCCCCCTAGCCGAGCGCATGCGCCCCCAATCCATGGAGGAGGTGGTGGGGCAGGGCCACCTCCTGGGCCCCCGGGGCGCCCTGACGCGGCTCACTTCCGGGGGGCGCCTGCCCTCCCTGGTCTTCTGGGGCCCCCCCGGCACCGGCAAGACCACCCTGGCCCGGCTCCTGGCCCAGGCCACGGGCCACCCCTTCCTGGAATTCTCCGGGGCCTCGGGGTCCGCCGCCGAGCTCAAGAAGTTCCTCACCGAGCACCGCCAGCAGCCCCTGTTCCGCACCGTGCCCCCCGTGCTCTTCCTGGACGAGATCCACCGCTACAACCGGGCCCAGCAGGACATCCTCCTGCCCAGCCTGGAGCGGGGCGAGGCCATCCTGGTGGGGGCCACCACGGAGAACCCCGCCTTCTACCTGAACCCCGCCCTGCGCAGCCGCTGCCAGCTGCTGCCCCTGAAGCCCATCGAGCCCGGGGAGATCCTCCGGGTGCTGGAGCGGGCCTGGGCCCTGGAACGCCCCGGGGAGGAGGCCCCCCCGGAGGTCCTGGCGTGGCTCTCCGGCTGGGCCGGCGGGGACCTGCGCTCGGCCCTGGCGGGGCTGGAGACCTGGCTGAACATGCCCGTCGCGGACCTGGAGGGCCTCCGGGAGGCGCTGGGGGGCCGGCTCATGTACGACCGCGCCGATGGCCACTACGACCTGGCCAGCGCCTTCCAGAAGAGCCTGCGGGGCTCCGACCCCGACGCGGCGCTGTACTACCTTTCGCGCATGATCCGGGGCGGGGAGGATCCGCGCTTCATCTGCCGCCGCCTCCTGGTGTGCGCCGCCGAGGACGTGGGCAACGCCGACCCCATGGCCTTCGTCATCGCCGAGGCCGCGAGCCGCGCCGCCGAGCAGATCGGCTGGCCCGAGGCCCGCATCCCCGTGGCCCAGGCGGTGCTCTACGTGGCCAACGCCCCCAAGAGCAACGCCACCGTCCTGGCCATCGACGCCGCCATGGCCGCCCCCGACCTGCCGGTGCCCGACGCCATCGGGGACGCCCACACCGCCACGAGCCGCGCCGCCGGCAAGGGCGAGGGCTACTTCTATTCCCACGCCGACTACGACCGCCCCCAGGCCTTCCTCCCCGTGGCCCTGCGGGGAACCCCCTTCTACCAGCCCATCCGCCCCCAGGAACGCAACTGGCGGGACCGCACCGAACCCGACCCCGGGGCCCTGGACGAACGCTGGACCGCCTGGGCCCAGGCCAACCCCGAAGGGGGTGACGTGCCCCTGGACGCCTGGGCCACGGACCTCCACTGCAGCCGCGAAGCCCTGGCTCGCGCCCTGTCCCGCCTGATGGCGGGCTCCTGGAAGCTCGAGCGCCTCCTCCGGGCCCGGCCGGAGCAAGGCTAG
- a CDS encoding DUF4136 domain-containing protein, translating to MNLKAALFPLALAVLAGCTPYTVKYDYDSQAPYASFKTWDWYAASKKAQGKSDGVSNPIMDRRVRSAVERELAAKGLKVEKTAEPDVLVTYYPIYRQGTVYTTTTLGSHWGYWRPWGYGVGTQFTEARRYREGSIILEIVDNKTNQLIWQAVAEGALTGLTDPEDAEQQVSQAVKTMLSRFPPPRK from the coding sequence ATGAACCTGAAAGCCGCTCTGTTCCCCCTGGCCCTGGCGGTGCTCGCCGGTTGCACCCCCTACACCGTGAAGTACGACTACGATTCCCAGGCCCCGTACGCCTCCTTCAAGACCTGGGACTGGTACGCCGCCAGCAAGAAGGCCCAGGGCAAGTCCGACGGGGTGAGCAACCCCATCATGGACCGCCGGGTGCGGTCCGCCGTGGAGCGGGAACTGGCCGCCAAGGGGCTGAAGGTGGAGAAGACCGCCGAGCCCGACGTGCTGGTCACCTATTATCCGATCTACCGCCAGGGCACGGTGTACACCACCACGACCCTGGGCTCCCACTGGGGCTACTGGCGGCCCTGGGGCTACGGGGTGGGCACCCAGTTCACGGAGGCCCGGCGCTACCGGGAGGGAAGCATCATCCTGGAGATCGTGGACAACAAGACCAACCAGCTCATCTGGCAGGCCGTGGCCGAAGGGGCCCTCACGGGGCTCACGGACCCCGAGGACGCCGAGCAGCAGGTGTCCCAGGCGGTAAAGACGATGCTTTCCCGCTTCCCGCCCCCCCGCAAATGA
- a CDS encoding ArnT family glycosyltransferase yields MGEFENTGDACRIPSAPATGNRFLAWLWRNRVPLLFALGLLLILPMRDLWSPDEPDFAQCVREMRERGSWLLPYLNGEPYSEKPILFYWLMKASAITGEALTGGRGFTFGIAAWALRLPSVLASILFMFGFRKWTARFLQADMGDLAALILASTPLWLWQSQLIQIDMVFTALLAWGWLAWIGGYLLVRDETNPRYVHEERTWFIGAYVSLSLAFLAKGPLALVLSGAVLLAFLAWERDLKAFRRTLPGWGLLILVALIAPWYVAAGLKGGAAYAYQMIVHQNFERALKAWDHVQPFWRYVQYLAGDFFPWSLLLPALGLFLRGTGARRSPLARFLILAAVVPFLLLSCSQSKQGKYILMIYPFLALLLAALLQPLSVEAVGPTRLRRLGGILAGALAAPGLALGALAFLGAGGPKIQAEILPYLGPLRVCAAILLLGALSLVGRMLAGEGRHVVRDTAVAIGLTFLVVGTWGFRLLDARKGYRAWTEAVQPLIRGRRVFFWQTIRSGAMVYTDHRMPELRTARDLEGLGPEDRLVSMRREWDMDDWGLDRNRFEVLLRVPVGGGEALLIRRKSGKESQ; encoded by the coding sequence ATGGGTGAATTTGAAAATACCGGCGATGCCTGCAGAATCCCTTCCGCGCCCGCGACCGGCAACCGGTTCCTGGCCTGGCTCTGGCGCAACCGGGTGCCCCTGCTGTTCGCCCTGGGCCTGCTGCTGATCCTGCCCATGCGGGACCTGTGGAGCCCCGACGAGCCGGACTTCGCCCAGTGCGTGCGGGAGATGCGCGAGCGCGGCTCCTGGCTGCTGCCCTACCTCAACGGGGAGCCCTATTCCGAGAAGCCCATCCTGTTCTACTGGCTCATGAAGGCCTCGGCCATCACCGGGGAGGCCCTCACCGGCGGCCGGGGCTTCACCTTCGGCATCGCGGCCTGGGCCCTGCGCCTGCCCTCGGTGCTGGCCTCCATCCTCTTCATGTTCGGGTTCCGGAAGTGGACGGCGCGGTTCCTGCAGGCCGACATGGGCGACCTTGCCGCCCTGATCCTGGCCTCGACGCCCCTCTGGCTCTGGCAGTCCCAGCTCATCCAGATCGACATGGTCTTCACGGCGCTCCTGGCCTGGGGCTGGCTGGCCTGGATCGGGGGCTACCTCCTGGTGCGGGACGAGACCAACCCCCGCTACGTGCACGAGGAGCGCACGTGGTTCATCGGGGCCTACGTCTCCCTGAGCCTGGCCTTCCTGGCCAAGGGCCCCCTGGCCCTGGTGCTCTCGGGCGCCGTGCTCCTGGCCTTCCTGGCCTGGGAGCGGGACCTGAAGGCCTTCCGGCGCACCCTGCCCGGATGGGGGCTCCTGATCCTGGTGGCCCTCATCGCGCCCTGGTACGTGGCCGCCGGACTCAAGGGGGGCGCCGCCTACGCCTACCAGATGATCGTCCACCAGAACTTCGAGCGGGCCCTGAAGGCCTGGGACCACGTCCAGCCCTTCTGGCGCTACGTGCAGTACCTGGCCGGGGACTTCTTCCCCTGGAGCCTGCTGCTGCCGGCCCTGGGCCTCTTCCTGCGGGGCACCGGGGCCCGGCGCAGCCCCCTGGCGCGCTTCCTCATCCTGGCCGCGGTGGTGCCCTTCCTGCTCCTGAGCTGCTCCCAGAGCAAGCAGGGCAAGTACATCCTCATGATCTACCCCTTCCTGGCCCTGCTGCTGGCCGCGCTCCTCCAGCCCCTTTCCGTGGAGGCCGTGGGCCCCACGCGCCTGCGGCGCCTGGGGGGGATCCTGGCCGGGGCCCTGGCCGCGCCGGGGCTGGCCCTGGGCGCCCTGGCCTTCCTGGGCGCGGGCGGCCCGAAGATCCAGGCGGAGATCCTGCCCTACCTGGGCCCCCTGCGGGTCTGCGCGGCCATCCTCCTCCTGGGGGCCCTGTCCCTCGTGGGCCGGATGCTGGCCGGGGAAGGCCGCCACGTGGTGCGGGACACGGCCGTGGCCATCGGCCTCACCTTCCTGGTGGTGGGCACCTGGGGCTTCCGCCTCCTGGACGCCCGCAAGGGCTACCGGGCCTGGACCGAGGCCGTGCAGCCCCTCATCCGGGGCCGCCGGGTCTTCTTCTGGCAGACCATCCGCAGCGGCGCCATGGTCTACACCGACCACCGCATGCCCGAACTGCGCACGGCCCGGGACCTGGAGGGCCTGGGCCCCGAGGACCGCCTGGTGTCCATGCGCCGGGAATGGGACATGGACGACTGGGGCCTGGACCGCAACCGGTTCGAGGTCCTGCTGAGGGTGCCCGTCGGCGGCGGGGAGGCCCTCCTGATCCGCAGGAAATCCGGAAAGGAATCCCAGTGA
- a CDS encoding DMT family transporter: MSPYVKALPLILAGVLLNAFAQIAMKKGLQAVGGMTWDLPSLFRLGLNPWTLTCLGCYALSVVLWAGALNLVEVNYAYPFLALGFLVNALLSQAVLGESIPPLRWGALSLIILGVALQAFTGVAKHS; encoded by the coding sequence GTGAGCCCCTACGTCAAGGCCCTTCCCCTCATCCTCGCGGGCGTGCTCCTCAACGCCTTCGCCCAGATCGCCATGAAGAAGGGCCTCCAGGCCGTGGGCGGCATGACCTGGGACCTGCCCTCCCTGTTCCGCCTGGGCCTCAACCCCTGGACCCTCACCTGCCTGGGCTGCTACGCCCTCAGCGTGGTGCTGTGGGCCGGGGCCCTGAACCTGGTGGAAGTGAACTACGCCTACCCATTCCTGGCCCTGGGCTTCCTGGTCAACGCCCTCCTGAGCCAGGCGGTGCTGGGGGAGAGCATCCCCCCCCTGCGCTGGGGGGCCCTGTCCCTGATCATCCTCGGGGTGGCCCTCCAGGCCTTCACGGGGGTCGCGAAACATTCGTGA
- a CDS encoding HD domain-containing phosphohydrolase translates to MDTYNILIVDDESDFRTLLVEALESMGYLCEGAETAEVALDMARTRHFAIIFTDLNMPGGLSGLDLLQAIQEIDPKTFCILMTGYATTDSAIQALKSGAYDFIQKPFKLAELDASLQRALNHYKALRQNEAYQSGLEERVAERTREVVKLKDDIEKLFEGFVQAAVFAIEARDPSTSGHSNRVATLTVGLAEAVNRTPTGSYGPLHFNENQVKELRYASLLHDFGKVGVREQVLVKARKLEPERLERILQRIYQRDLEAVARRLEEAWKRSEAYEEGCFEIVMAAHRAESQRIADLVLRCNEPKLLTQEVVDSMDELEELSFLHWNGAVTKVLEPTDIAALRIPRGSLSKAERDEINSHVDKTYRFLKQIPWTGTLADVPGIAYAHHERLNGMGYPRALKSEAIPPQSKLMAICDVYDALVAADRPYKVAVTVPRSLEILEDEARAGLLDGEALGIFLEARVFDLTMNQIKAEPERA, encoded by the coding sequence ATGGACACCTATAACATCCTGATCGTGGACGACGAATCGGACTTCCGGACCCTCCTGGTGGAGGCGCTGGAAAGCATGGGGTACCTGTGCGAGGGCGCGGAGACCGCCGAAGTGGCCCTGGACATGGCCCGCACCCGGCACTTCGCCATCATCTTCACGGACCTCAACATGCCCGGGGGCCTTTCGGGCCTGGACCTGCTGCAGGCCATCCAGGAGATCGATCCCAAGACCTTCTGCATCCTCATGACGGGCTACGCCACCACCGACAGCGCCATCCAGGCCCTCAAGAGCGGCGCCTACGACTTCATCCAGAAGCCCTTCAAGCTGGCCGAACTGGACGCCAGCCTCCAGCGGGCCCTGAACCACTACAAGGCCCTGCGCCAGAACGAGGCCTACCAGTCCGGCCTGGAAGAGCGGGTAGCCGAGCGCACGCGCGAGGTGGTGAAGCTCAAGGACGACATCGAGAAGCTCTTCGAGGGCTTCGTGCAGGCGGCGGTGTTCGCCATCGAGGCCCGGGACCCCTCCACCTCGGGCCATTCCAACCGCGTGGCCACCCTCACCGTGGGCCTTGCGGAGGCCGTGAACCGCACGCCGACGGGATCCTACGGTCCCCTCCACTTCAACGAGAACCAGGTGAAGGAGCTGCGCTACGCGAGCCTCCTGCACGACTTCGGCAAGGTGGGCGTGCGCGAGCAGGTGCTGGTCAAGGCCCGGAAGCTGGAGCCCGAGCGCCTGGAGCGCATCCTCCAGCGCATCTACCAGCGGGACCTGGAAGCCGTGGCCCGGCGCCTGGAGGAGGCCTGGAAGCGCAGCGAGGCCTACGAGGAGGGCTGCTTCGAGATCGTCATGGCCGCCCATCGCGCCGAGAGCCAGCGCATCGCGGACCTGGTGCTGCGCTGCAACGAGCCCAAGCTCCTCACCCAGGAGGTGGTGGACTCCATGGACGAACTGGAGGAGCTGAGCTTCCTCCACTGGAACGGCGCGGTCACCAAGGTGCTCGAGCCCACCGACATCGCCGCCCTGCGAATCCCCCGGGGCAGCCTCTCCAAGGCCGAGCGGGACGAGATCAACAGCCACGTGGACAAGACCTACCGGTTCCTCAAGCAGATCCCCTGGACCGGGACCCTGGCCGACGTGCCCGGCATCGCCTACGCCCACCACGAGCGCCTCAACGGCATGGGCTACCCCCGCGCCCTGAAGTCCGAGGCCATTCCGCCCCAATCCAAGCTCATGGCCATCTGCGACGTGTACGACGCCCTGGTGGCCGCGGACCGCCCCTACAAGGTGGCCGTCACGGTGCCCCGGAGCCTGGAGATCCTGGAGGACGAGGCGAGGGCGGGACTCCTGGACGGCGAGGCCCTGGGCATCTTCCTGGAGGCCCGGGTCTTCGATCTGACCATGAACCAGATCAAGGCCGAGCCGGAGCGGGCATGA
- a CDS encoding NAD(P)/FAD-dependent oxidoreductase produces MTERIECVVIGAGVVGLALARRLALGGREVVILEREDRFGTGISSRNSEVVHGGLYYAPGSLKARLCVEGNAALHALCRARGVAHRRCGKFIVATRPGQVEALEGLLVRGLANGVPGLALLTGAQARAAEPGLACLAALHSPSTGIVDAHGLMKALLGEAEEHGASLVLRSPVLGGEAEGGAVRLEVGGAEPLEILASRVFNCAGLGAPEVARRIRGLRPGSVPPQFLAKGTYFALAGPAPFSRLVYPVPEPAGLGVHLTLDLGGQARFGPDVEWVEEEAYDVAPARAGAFYAEIRRYWPGLPDGALRPAYAGIRPKLQGPGDPVPRDFLVQGSGDHGVPGLVNLLGIESPGLTACLALAEHCA; encoded by the coding sequence ATGACCGAGCGGATCGAATGCGTGGTGATCGGCGCCGGCGTCGTGGGCCTGGCCCTGGCGCGGCGCCTGGCCCTGGGGGGCCGGGAGGTGGTGATCCTGGAGCGGGAGGACCGCTTCGGCACCGGCATCAGCTCCCGGAACAGCGAGGTGGTGCACGGGGGCCTGTACTACGCCCCGGGAAGCCTCAAGGCCCGCCTGTGCGTGGAGGGCAACGCCGCGCTCCATGCCCTGTGCCGGGCCCGGGGCGTGGCCCACCGGCGCTGCGGGAAATTCATCGTGGCCACCCGGCCCGGCCAGGTGGAGGCCCTGGAGGGCCTCCTGGTCCGGGGCCTCGCCAACGGGGTGCCGGGCCTGGCCCTGCTCACCGGCGCTCAGGCCCGGGCCGCCGAGCCCGGCCTGGCCTGCCTGGCGGCCCTCCATTCCCCCTCCACGGGCATCGTGGACGCCCACGGCCTCATGAAGGCCCTCCTGGGCGAAGCCGAGGAGCACGGCGCCAGCCTGGTGCTCCGCAGTCCCGTGCTGGGGGGCGAAGCCGAGGGGGGCGCCGTGCGCCTGGAGGTGGGCGGGGCGGAGCCCCTGGAGATCCTGGCCTCCCGGGTCTTCAACTGCGCGGGCCTGGGCGCCCCGGAGGTGGCCCGCCGCATCCGGGGCCTGCGTCCGGGATCCGTCCCCCCCCAGTTCCTGGCCAAGGGCACCTACTTCGCCCTGGCCGGGCCCGCCCCCTTCTCCCGGCTGGTGTACCCCGTGCCCGAACCGGCCGGCCTGGGCGTCCACCTGACCCTGGACCTGGGCGGCCAGGCCCGCTTCGGTCCGGACGTGGAATGGGTGGAGGAGGAGGCCTACGACGTGGCCCCCGCCCGGGCCGGGGCCTTCTACGCCGAGATCCGCCGCTACTGGCCGGGCCTGCCCGACGGGGCCCTGCGGCCGGCCTACGCGGGCATCCGGCCCAAGCTCCAGGGGCCCGGGGATCCGGTCCCCCGGGATTTCCTCGTCCAGGGCTCCGGGGACCACGGCGTGCCGGGGCTGGTGAACCTCCTGGGCATCGAATCCCCGGGCCTCACGGCGTGCCTCGCCCTGGCGGAGCACTGCGCCTAG
- a CDS encoding VanZ family protein — translation MRRTWIWILPLALAINTFWLSSRSSLPVSLPHPLDWLAHATEFAALALAMELAARATWRGAPTYRRHLAIFLLASAYGLSDEVHQIFVAGRDASVLDWAADSAGAVAGLALSCLPLLWRRWMAALGWRRGRAERPDPSRPLVLVADPHWGGELTGLGEATARLPEADWLFLGDIFDVWVGIPGMESPQQEAFLAWVDERRRQGRWVGFWLGNREYFLDGLSDRFDLMGEGIGGGLPGEALAWEHGDLINAADGRYRLWNLVSRSGAMWVVARALPRSTARSLAARLERSLRTTNRAYKLAFPREAFRAAAAAHPGQTFITGHFHTHEVEGNGTALPWAHDGSFMLWENGSLKPLTPLAHP, via the coding sequence ATGCGGCGCACCTGGATCTGGATCCTTCCCCTGGCCCTGGCCATCAACACCTTCTGGCTCAGCAGCCGGAGCAGCCTCCCCGTGTCCCTGCCCCATCCCCTGGACTGGCTGGCCCACGCCACGGAGTTCGCGGCACTCGCCCTGGCCATGGAGCTGGCGGCCCGGGCCACCTGGCGCGGCGCGCCCACCTACCGGCGCCACCTGGCGATCTTCCTGCTGGCCTCGGCCTACGGCCTGTCCGACGAAGTGCATCAGATCTTCGTGGCGGGGCGGGACGCCTCGGTGCTGGACTGGGCCGCGGATTCGGCCGGGGCGGTGGCGGGGCTGGCCCTTTCCTGCCTGCCGCTCCTGTGGCGGCGGTGGATGGCCGCCCTGGGCTGGCGCCGGGGCCGGGCGGAGCGGCCGGACCCCTCCCGGCCCCTGGTGCTGGTGGCCGACCCCCACTGGGGCGGGGAACTCACGGGCCTGGGGGAGGCCACCGCCCGCCTCCCGGAGGCGGACTGGCTCTTCCTGGGGGATATCTTCGATGTGTGGGTGGGGATCCCGGGCATGGAATCCCCCCAGCAGGAGGCCTTCCTGGCCTGGGTGGACGAGCGCCGGCGCCAGGGGCGCTGGGTGGGGTTCTGGCTGGGCAACCGGGAATACTTCCTGGACGGCCTTTCGGACCGCTTCGATCTCATGGGCGAGGGCATCGGGGGCGGCCTGCCCGGGGAGGCCCTGGCCTGGGAGCACGGGGACCTCATCAACGCCGCCGACGGGCGCTACCGGCTCTGGAACCTGGTCTCCCGCAGCGGGGCCATGTGGGTGGTGGCCCGGGCCCTGCCCCGCTCCACCGCCCGTTCCCTTGCCGCCCGGCTGGAGCGGTCCCTGCGCACCACGAACCGGGCCTACAAGCTGGCCTTTCCCCGGGAGGCCTTCCGGGCCGCCGCCGCGGCCCACCCGGGGCAGACCTTCATCACGGGCCACTTCCACACCCATGAAGTGGAAGGCAACGGCACCGCGCTTCCCTGGGCCCATGATGGCTCATTCATGCTCTGGGAAAACGGGAGCCTTAAACCTCTGACGCCCTTGGCGCATCCATAG